A region of Candidatus Delongbacteria bacterium DNA encodes the following proteins:
- a CDS encoding BlaI/MecI/CopY family transcriptional regulator, with protein sequence MKVKPTSKELEILKILWDNGPSTVRFINEEQNRNEKTGYTTTLKVMQIMYDKGFLDRDESSRSHIYKTKIKESDTKNGLLSNLLNNIFGGSTSKMVLQALGTNETTKEERDQIRELLDKLENKN encoded by the coding sequence TAAAAATTTTATGGGATAATGGACCATCTACTGTTAGATTTATAAATGAAGAGCAAAACAGAAATGAGAAAACAGGATACACAACTACACTAAAAGTTATGCAGATTATGTATGATAAGGGATTTTTAGATAGAGATGAAAGTTCAAGGAGTCATATCTATAAAACTAAAATTAAAGAGTCTGATACAAAAAATGGCTTGTTATCAAATCTTCTAAATAATATATTTGGAGGGTCAACAAGCAAAATGGTGCTTCAAGCTCTCGGCACCAACGAAACAACAAAGGAAGAAAGAGATCAAATTAGAGAGTTACTTGATAAATTGGAGAATAAAAACTAA